In Stenotrophomonas lactitubi, the genomic window ACTTGGAGTACGAGTTGGCGACGATGAAGCTGTCGATGCCGGCCTCGGCGATGATGCGCACCGCGGCGCCGTCCTGCTCGATGCCCTTGTCGAAGCCCTGGTAGGCCATGTCGATGAAGGGGAACAGCTGGCGGTCCTTCAGCAGCTGCGCGACCTGCTTCCACTGGCTGACGGTGAGGTCGGCGCCGGTGGGGTTGTGGCAGCAGGCATGCAGCAGCACCACGGTGCCCGCTTCCAGCTTGCCCAGGTCGGCCAGCAGGCCGTCGAAGTTCACGCCATGGGTGGCCGGGTCGAAGTAGGTGTAATCGACCACCTCGAAACCAGCGGCGCTGAACACGGCGCGGTGGTTTTCCCAGCTCGGGTTGCTCAGCGCGACGGTGGCGTGCGGCAGCAGCTTTTTCAGCACGTCGGCGCCGACGCGCAGCGCACCGCTGCCACCGACGGTCTGTGCGGTGGTGACGCGGCCGGCGGCCAGCAGCGGCGAATCCTTGCCGAACACCAGCTCACGGGTAGCCTGGGTGTACGCCGGCAGGCCATCGATCGGCAGGTAGCCGCGCGGTTTGGCTTCGTTGGCGAGCTGCTGCTCGATCTGCTTGACGGCGCGCAGCAGCGGAATGCGGCCGCTCTCGTCGTAGTAGATGCCCACACCCAGGTTGACCTTGGTCGGGCGGCTGTCGGCGTTGTACGCCTCGGTCAGGCCCAGGATCGGGTCGCCTGGGACCAGTTCCACGTTTGCAAAGAAGGACACGGCGGTACTCGTTCGGTAGACGGAAAGGGGGAGGAATTGCGCCACGCGGCTTGCGGCCTGTCGGCCGAAACCGACCCATCGTAACAAAGCCTGCCGGGGCTGGCCGCCGCCATCGTCATCCGCCTGCCCGTACCATGGCGTGCGTTGCCGCCCGATCCATCAACCTGAATCATGAATCCCGCCGCACGACGTCATTGCCTGCCGCTGTCCGCCCTGCTGCTGTCGCCTTTGGCGGTGGGGGCCGAGCCCTCGCCCACCGCGCTGCCGGCTGTGCAGGTGCAGGCCGCGCGGGTGCCAGGCGTGGATCCCTTCGCCCTGCCCGCCAGCCTGGATACGGTGTGGATCGATGCTGACCGTGCCGGCCCCAACGCGCAGCTGTCCGAGGCGCTGGGCGGGGTGCCGGGCCTCCTGGCCCGCGACCGGCAGAACTTCGCGCAGGACACCCAGCTGTCGATCCGAGGCTTCGGCGCACGCTCGACCTTCGGCGTGCGCGGGGTGCGTGTGCTGATCGACGGCGTACCGGCGACCATGCCCGATGGGCAGGGCCAGCTGTCGCACGCCAGCCTGCTCGGTGCCGAGCGCATCGAGGTGCTGCGCGGGCCGTTCTCGGCCCTGTACGGCAACTCGTCCGGGGGCGTACTGCAGGTGTGGAGTGCGCAGGGCCAGGCCGGTGACCCTTGGCGGCTGCGCGTGAATGCCGGTGCCGACAACACGCTCAGCGTCGGCGCGCAGCTGCGCGGGGCCGGCAAGAGCATCGACTACAACGTGGCCGCCAACCATTTCAGCACCGATGGTTGGCGTGACCACAGCCGTGCGCGCCGCGAGTCGTTGAACGCGCGGCTGGGCACCGAGTTCGCTGGCGGCCGCCTGGAACTGCTGCTCAACGCGCTGCACGCGCCCAACGCGCAGGACCCGCTGGGACTGAGCCGCGCGCAGGTGGCGGCCGACCCGCGTCAGGCGACGGCGGTGGCCCACCAGTACAACACCCGCAAATCGGTGCGCCAGCAGCAGGCCGGCCTGCGTTGGACGCGGGAAGCCGGCGCGCAGCGCTGGCAGCTGATGGGCTATGCCGGGCAGCGCGCGGTGACCCAGTACCTGCCGATTCCGCCAGGACCGCAGGCCAACCCATTGCATGCCGGTGGCGTGATCGACCTGGATGGCGGCTATGGCGGGCTGGACGCACGCTGGGGCTGGAACGGCGATCTGTGGGGCCGCCCGCTGGATCTGGTGGTGGGCGTGAATGCCGATCGTCAGCGCCAGCACCGCACTGGCTACGAGAACTTCATCGGCACCTCCCTGGGCGTGCGCGGGCGCCTGCGCCGCGACCAGATCGACATCGTGCAGAACGTGGACCAGTTCGCCCAGGCGTGGTGGCAATGGAGCCCGCGCTGGTCGCTGTTGGCCGGAGTGCGCCACAGCACGGTGCGCTTCGAATCGGATGATCGCTACATCGCCGGGCGCAACCCGGACGACAGCGGCCGCCGCCGCTACCAGGCCACCACGCCGGTGGCGGGAGTCAGCTTCGAGGCCAGCCCGCAGTGGCGCCTGCACGCGGCCGTGGGCCGTGGATTTGAAACCCCGACGTTCAATGAGCTGGGCTACCGCGCCGATGGCCAGGCCGGGCTGGCGCTGGATCTCGCGGCTGCCCGCAGCCGCAGCCTGGAAGTGGGCAGCAAGTGGCACGCACAGGATGGAAGGCAGCTCGATGTAAGCCTGTTCCGCGCAGATACAGACGATGAGCTGGCCGTTGCCAGCAATACCAACGGTCGCAGCACGTACCGCAACATCGGCCGTACCCGCCGCCAAGGTGTGGAGCTGCAGTACCGGCAACCGCTGGCCGAGCAGCTGGAGCTGCAGCTGGCCTGGACCTGGCTGCAGGCGCAGGTGCGCTCGCCCTACCTGGCCTGCGCGGCCAGCAACTGCGCAGTGCCCGATACCGTGGTTGCCGCCGGCAGCCGCCTGCCCGGCGTGCCCCGGCAGCAGGCGTATGCGCGCCTGCAGTGGTCGCCGGGGGACTGGCAGTGGGCGCTGGAAGCTGCCGCCAGCAGCGACGTGGTGGTGAACGACATCGCCACCGAGCGCGCGCCGGGATACGCGCTGCTGGACCTGGAGGCCGGCCGCAGCTGGAGGCTGCAGGCCGGTGAGCTGCGTGCATTCGCGCGTATCGACAACGCGCTGGACCAGCGCTACATCGGCTCGGTGATCGTGAACGACGGCAACGGCCGGTTCTTCGAACCGGGGCCGGACCGCCGCGCCAGCGTGGGGCTGCAGTGGTCATGGCGCTGAAGCGGTAGTGCCGGCCGCTGGCCGGCAACGCTCCGTGCAGGGGATAAGGTTGCCGGCCAGCGGCCGGCACTACCCGTCAAACGGAGGCCCTGGCCGGCGTGGCGATCAATCCGGGGCCTTGGCTGGCACGAACGGCGAGGTCGGGTCGCTGGCCGGGAAGGTCTCTTCCAGCGCCTCGTCCTGGTTGTCGCTGGCATGCTGCTTGCGCTCGCGCCGCTTCAGCGGGCTTTCCTGGCCGCCGCGATTGCGATCGCCACAGTCCTTGCGGTCCTGTGCGGCCTGTTCAGGTCGACGCACGACGGGCAAGGCGCCCTCGTCTGGTGTCGACATGCCCGCGCCGCGGTCCTCGGCGTCGGCCAGATCGTGTTTGCCGCGCTGCTCGCCCGGCTCGGGGGTGTGGTTCTCACGCAGGGGGTCACGGGTGGTGGTCATGGGGCATTCCTCCGGTAGGCCTCCACTACAGCGCGGACGAAGTAAAGCCACTGCGAACCTGGCGTCATGAACATCTTTGTCACGACTGGATAACGGCACCGCGCGTATTCCTGCCCACCCGCCCTGCTGCAGGAGCCGGCCATGCCCCGTCTTGAACGCCCCGCCCCGTCCGTGTTCAACGCCCTGCTGGATCCGCTGGGCCAGCGCAGCGCGCAGCGCCGGACCCGCCGCACGGAGGATCCCCAAGCGGTGGCGCAGGATTACCTGCAGTACATGCTGAGCGACTACGAAGAACGCCGCGCACAGGGGCATCGCAACTGGCGCGACCTGTGCCCGGTATATGCCTTCGCGCTGACCACGCACGCCGCCGACTGGCCGCGTGGCGGTGGCGCCGATACCTGTGGCGAATTGGCCGAGCACTGGGACCAGATGCGCGGACAGTCGCGCCTGAACTGGGCACAAGCGCAGCCGGTGGTGGAAGATGCCTGGCGCGCGCTGGACCATATCCCGGCCGCTGCGGTGAGGCCGCTGCTGCAGTAGTGCCGGCCGCTGGCCGGCAGCTCGATGATGCGTGGGATGCCGGCCAGCGGCCGGCACTACCCGCACGGCGTGCACGTTGTCGACACGAGCGTTTCACGGCGGCCGGCTGAAGCTGGCTACCCCTGCTGAAACCCAGGTGCGCATCATGGCCCGCCCGATCTGGACCGGCACACTTTCCTTCGGCCTGCTCAACGTACCGGTCTCGCTGATGTCCGGTGAACGCAAGGTCGACCTGCACTTCCGCATGCTGGATTCGCGCGACCGCAAACCGATCCGCTTCGAACGGGTCAACGCGGACACCGGCGAAGAAGTGCCGTGGAAGGACATCGTCAAAGCCTACGAGTACGACAAAGGCAGCTACGTTGTGCTGGAGGAAGACGATATCCGTTCGGCGGCCCCGGAGAGCCATGAGACGGTGGAGGTGGAGACCTTCGTCGACGCCACGCAGATCGATCCACGCTACTACGAAAAACCCTATCTGCTGGTGCCGGGTAAAAAAGCCGAGAAAGGCTACGTGCTGCTGCGGGAAACACTGCGCAGCACCGGCAAGGTCGGTATCGCACGGGTGGTGGTGCGCACGCGCGAGTACCTGTGCGCGGTGATGCCCAACGACGACGCACTGGTGCTGATGATCCTGCGCTATCCGCAGGAACTGGTCGAGCCTGACGACTACAAGCTGCCCAGTGGAAAGCTCGCCGACTATCGCATCACCAGCAAGGAAACGGCGATGGCCGAGCAGCTGATCGAGTCGATGGCGGGCGACTGGGATCCGTCGCAGTACCACGATGAATTCCGCGAGCGCCTGCAGCAGGTGCTGAACAAGCGCATCAAGTCCAAGGGTGGGACCACCAAGGTGGAGGACGAGCCGGCACCGCGCGAGGACGCCAGCACCAACGTGGTGGACTTCATGGCATTGCTGCAGAAGAGCCTGGATGCCAACAAGCGCACGCCGGCAAAGAAGGCAGCAGCTCGCAAGGCACCGGCCAGGAAGACAGCGGCGAAGAAGGCACCGGCAAAAAAGGCCCCTGCGAAGAAGGCTGCAAAGAAGACCGCCGCGCGACGCAAGGCAGGTTGAGCCATGTCGTTGCATCAGTACCGGCGCAAGCGTCGACTGGGCGGAGGCAGCGGGCAGACCCCCGAGCCGGATGAGGCGCCTGCACGGGGCAACCCGAAGCGACGGCCGATCTTCGTGGTTCAACTGCACCACGCCAGCAGCCGACACTACGATTTCCGCCTGGAAATGGATGGCGTGCTGAAGAGCTGGGCGGTGCCGAAGGGGCCGTCGCTGCGGGTGGGTGAGAAGCGCCTGGCGGTGGAGGTGGAAGACCACCCGCTGTCCTATGCCGGCTTCGAAGGTGATATTCCCGAAGGACACTATGGCGCCGGCCACGTCGATGTGTTCGACCACGGCAGTTGGGCCTGCGAAGGTGATCCGCTGCAGGCACTGGCGGCCGGCAAAATCGACTTCGTGCTGCATGGGCAGCGTCTGGCCGGTGGCTGGAAGCTGGTACGCACGGCGATGAAGGGGCGCCAGGTGCAGTGGCTGCTGATCAAGCGCGACGACGAGCAGGCGCGGGATGCCGAAGCGGATGATCTGCTGCACGCGCCGGCAACCAAATCTGCGAAGGCGGCCCGCGCCTCTACGAAGAAGGCAGCGTCAGCGCCGCGTACCGCACACCCACGCAAGGCCGATGCACGCTGGCGTGCGCGCGCGCTGAAGCTGGACGGAGCGCGTGACAAGGACTACCCGCGTCAGTTCAAACCACAGCTCACCGATCATCGCGACAGCGCACCGGACGGCGAGCGCTGGCTGCACGAGATCAAGTGGGATGGCTACCGGATGCTGGCCGATCTGCATGAGGGCGAGGTAAAACTGCGCTCGCGCAATGGCCTGGACTGGACGGCGGATTTTCCCGAAGTGGTGCAGGCCGTACAGGCGCTGCCCGTGCGCGATGCACGCCTGGATGGAGAACTGGTGGTGCTGGACGACAACGGCCGCAGCGACTTCGCCGCGCTGCAGCGGGTGATCGACGGCAGCTCGAAACAACCGCTGCGCTACATCGTGTTCGATCTGCCGGGCGTGGCGGGGGTCGACATCAGCCGCGCGCCGCTGCTGGAACGCAAGGCACTGCTGAAGGAACTGATCGGCGATGCTGTTGGCACGCTGGCCTTCAGTGAGCACGTCATCGATCACGGCCCGGCGGTGTTCGACGCCAGCGGCAAGGCGGGCTTCGAAGGCATCGTCAGCAAGCAGATCGACGCGCCCTATGTGAACGCCCGCGCACGCAGCTGGGTGAAGGTGAAGCACGAGGACACCGATGAATTCCTGATCATCGGCCACACCGCGCCAAAGGGCTCGCGGGTGGGATTCGGCTCGCTGCTGCTGGCCACGCCGGACAAGGGCGGCCTGCGCTATGTCGGTCGGGTTGGTACCGGCTTCGATGATGAAAGTCTGCGCGCGCTGTCGGCGGTGCTTGCACCGTTGGCGGTGAAAGCAGCGGTGCTGCAGCTGCCGTCGCACGTGCCGTTCCGTGCGGACAGCGTGCGCTGGGTGAAGCCGGTGACGGTGGCCGAGGTCGCGTTCCGCGGCTGGGGCAAGGAAGGATTGCTGCGCCAGGCCAGTTTCAAGCGACTGCGCAGTGACAAGAAGAAGGAGGACCTGGCGATGAGTGCAACATCGGCCGATGACGGCGACGACGTTGCCATCACCCATCCCGAGCGCGTGGTGTTTGCGAAGAAGAAGCTCAGCAAGGGCGACGTCGCCGACTACTACCGGCAGATGGCGCGCTGGATCCTGCCGGAAATCAGTGGACGACCGCTGTCGCTGCTGCGCTGTCCCGATGGCGTGGGCAAGGCGTGCTTCTTCCAGAAGCACCACGGCCAAGGCCTGGGCGACGCCGTGCATGCAGTGCCGCTGCAGCAGAAGAGCGGGCGCGAGGACTACGTCTACATCGATGACGAACGCGGGCTGCTGCAATTGGTGCAGATGAACACCCTGGAGCTGCATCCCTGGGGGGCGACGGTGGCCGATCCCGAACATCCCGACCGGCTGGTGTTCGATCTTGATCCGGGTGAGGGCGTGAGCTGGGCCGACGTGAAGCGCGGCGCGCGCGATGTGCGCGATCGACTGCAGGAGACCGGGCTGCAGAGCTTCGTGCGGTTGTCCGGTGGCAAGGGCGTGCATGTGGTGGTGCCGCTGCTGCCCAAGGCGGACTGGGAGGACGCGAAAGCGTTCTGCGAGGCGTTCGCGCAGGCGATGGCCGAACAGGCGCCGGACCGCTACGTGGCGACGATGAGCAAGGCCAAGCGCAGCGGCGTGATCTTCATCGACTGGCTGCGCAATACACGCGGTGCGACAAGCGTGTGTTCGTGGTCGCTGCGTGCGCGCGAGAGCGCGGGCGTGGCGGTGCCGCTGCGCTGGGAAGAGCTGGCGAGGGTCGGCGCTGCCGATGCGTTTCCGATGGACAAGGCGTTGGCACGGGCGAAGCGATTGAAGGCGGATCCGTGGCAGGGCATCGACGCGCTGAAGCAGACGTTGCCGACGTCGAAGCGGTAGTGCCGGCCGCTGGCCGGCAGCTGCAGGATCATCGAGGTTGCCGGCCAGCGGCCGGCACTACCCGTATACGGGCATCGACGCGTTGAAGCAGAAGCGGCCAGTATTGACCATGCGCGCTCAGCGCGGATCGCGCGACGCGCGGCGGCCGAACCACCAGCCCAACAACAACTGCACCGGCAGCGAAACCAGCAGGCCGATGACGAACCACTGTGGGAAATCGCCCCCCATCATCCACAGGCCATAGCCCGCGCCGAGTACCAGCAACGACCAGATCGAGG contains:
- a CDS encoding amino acid aminotransferase; the protein is MSFFANVELVPGDPILGLTEAYNADSRPTKVNLGVGIYYDESGRIPLLRAVKQIEQQLANEAKPRGYLPIDGLPAYTQATRELVFGKDSPLLAAGRVTTAQTVGGSGALRVGADVLKKLLPHATVALSNPSWENHRAVFSAAGFEVVDYTYFDPATHGVNFDGLLADLGKLEAGTVVLLHACCHNPTGADLTVSQWKQVAQLLKDRQLFPFIDMAYQGFDKGIEQDGAAVRIIAEAGIDSFIVANSYSKSFSLYGERVGALSMVAPTAADAKAVQSQVKRVIRTIYSSPSTHGAALVAGVLTNPELRAMWEQELTEMRERIHALRQGLVEKLAAAGAPQFGFINEQAGMFSYSGLSREQVERLRDEFGIYAVGTGRICVAALNQNNLEYVAKAVATVAKG
- a CDS encoding TonB-dependent receptor family protein — encoded protein: MNPAARRHCLPLSALLLSPLAVGAEPSPTALPAVQVQAARVPGVDPFALPASLDTVWIDADRAGPNAQLSEALGGVPGLLARDRQNFAQDTQLSIRGFGARSTFGVRGVRVLIDGVPATMPDGQGQLSHASLLGAERIEVLRGPFSALYGNSSGGVLQVWSAQGQAGDPWRLRVNAGADNTLSVGAQLRGAGKSIDYNVAANHFSTDGWRDHSRARRESLNARLGTEFAGGRLELLLNALHAPNAQDPLGLSRAQVAADPRQATAVAHQYNTRKSVRQQQAGLRWTREAGAQRWQLMGYAGQRAVTQYLPIPPGPQANPLHAGGVIDLDGGYGGLDARWGWNGDLWGRPLDLVVGVNADRQRQHRTGYENFIGTSLGVRGRLRRDQIDIVQNVDQFAQAWWQWSPRWSLLAGVRHSTVRFESDDRYIAGRNPDDSGRRRYQATTPVAGVSFEASPQWRLHAAVGRGFETPTFNELGYRADGQAGLALDLAAARSRSLEVGSKWHAQDGRQLDVSLFRADTDDELAVASNTNGRSTYRNIGRTRRQGVELQYRQPLAEQLELQLAWTWLQAQVRSPYLACAASNCAVPDTVVAAGSRLPGVPRQQAYARLQWSPGDWQWALEAAASSDVVVNDIATERAPGYALLDLEAGRSWRLQAGELRAFARIDNALDQRYIGSVIVNDGNGRFFEPGPDRRASVGLQWSWR
- the ku gene encoding non-homologous end joining protein Ku, producing the protein MARPIWTGTLSFGLLNVPVSLMSGERKVDLHFRMLDSRDRKPIRFERVNADTGEEVPWKDIVKAYEYDKGSYVVLEEDDIRSAAPESHETVEVETFVDATQIDPRYYEKPYLLVPGKKAEKGYVLLRETLRSTGKVGIARVVVRTREYLCAVMPNDDALVLMILRYPQELVEPDDYKLPSGKLADYRITSKETAMAEQLIESMAGDWDPSQYHDEFRERLQQVLNKRIKSKGGTTKVEDEPAPREDASTNVVDFMALLQKSLDANKRTPAKKAAARKAPARKTAAKKAPAKKAPAKKAAKKTAARRKAG
- the ligD gene encoding DNA ligase D; the protein is MSLHQYRRKRRLGGGSGQTPEPDEAPARGNPKRRPIFVVQLHHASSRHYDFRLEMDGVLKSWAVPKGPSLRVGEKRLAVEVEDHPLSYAGFEGDIPEGHYGAGHVDVFDHGSWACEGDPLQALAAGKIDFVLHGQRLAGGWKLVRTAMKGRQVQWLLIKRDDEQARDAEADDLLHAPATKSAKAARASTKKAASAPRTAHPRKADARWRARALKLDGARDKDYPRQFKPQLTDHRDSAPDGERWLHEIKWDGYRMLADLHEGEVKLRSRNGLDWTADFPEVVQAVQALPVRDARLDGELVVLDDNGRSDFAALQRVIDGSSKQPLRYIVFDLPGVAGVDISRAPLLERKALLKELIGDAVGTLAFSEHVIDHGPAVFDASGKAGFEGIVSKQIDAPYVNARARSWVKVKHEDTDEFLIIGHTAPKGSRVGFGSLLLATPDKGGLRYVGRVGTGFDDESLRALSAVLAPLAVKAAVLQLPSHVPFRADSVRWVKPVTVAEVAFRGWGKEGLLRQASFKRLRSDKKKEDLAMSATSADDGDDVAITHPERVVFAKKKLSKGDVADYYRQMARWILPEISGRPLSLLRCPDGVGKACFFQKHHGQGLGDAVHAVPLQQKSGREDYVYIDDERGLLQLVQMNTLELHPWGATVADPEHPDRLVFDLDPGEGVSWADVKRGARDVRDRLQETGLQSFVRLSGGKGVHVVVPLLPKADWEDAKAFCEAFAQAMAEQAPDRYVATMSKAKRSGVIFIDWLRNTRGATSVCSWSLRARESAGVAVPLRWEELARVGAADAFPMDKALARAKRLKADPWQGIDALKQTLPTSKR